A section of the Canis lupus baileyi chromosome 5, mCanLup2.hap1, whole genome shotgun sequence genome encodes:
- the LOC140633003 gene encoding olfactory receptor 6C6-like: MKNHSTEIEFILIRLTDDPQLQVVIFVFLFLNYTLSLMRNLTIILLTLLDPHLKMPMYFFFHNFSFLEIIFTTVCIPRYLKTIVTKEKNISYNNCVAQLFFILLLGVAEFYLLAAMSYDRYVAICKPLHYPIIMNSRVCYWLVLSSWLTGFLIIFTPLLMGLKLDFSASKAIDHFMCETSPILQISCTDTHVLELMSFIFAVVTLVVTLVLVVLSYTCIMKTIMKFPSAQQRTKAFSACTSHMIVVSMTYGSCIFMYIKPSAKERVTVSKDVALLYTSIAPLLNPFIYTLRNQQVKEIFWDMLQKRLCFSKKLL; the protein is encoded by the coding sequence atgaaaaaCCATTCAACAGAAATAGAGTTTATTCTCATAAGACTGACAGATGACCCACAATTGCAAGttgtgatttttgtgtttttatttcttaattacacattgagcctgatgaggaacttaACCATTATCCTCCTCACTCTGCTGGATCCTCACCTCAAGATgccaatgtatttctttttccataatttctcatttttagaaatcATATTCACAACGGTATGTATTCCCAGATACTTGAAAACCATAgtgactaaagaaaaaaacatttcatataaTAACTGTGTggctcaattattttttattcttttactggGAGTTGCAGAGTTTTACCTTCTGGCTGCTAtgtcctatgaccgctatgtTGCCATCTGTAAACCCTTGCATTACCCAATCATTATGAACAGCAGAGTGTGCTATTGGCTTGTACTTTCTTCCTGGCTGACTGGATTCCTAATTATCTTTACCCCTTTGCTCATGGGACTCAAGCTGGATTTCTCTGCTTCCAAAGCGATTGATCACTTTATGTGTGAAACTTCCCCCATCCTGCAGATATCCTGCACAGACACACATGTCCTAGAATTGATGTCTTTCATCTTCGCTGTGGTGACACTTGTGGTCACATTGGTGTTAGTGGTTCTCTCCTACACTTGCATCATGAAGACCATTATGAAATtcccttctgcacagcaaaggaccaAAGCTTTTTCCGCCTGTACTTCCCATATGATTGTTGTCTCCATGACATATGGGAGCTGCATCTTTATGTATATTAAGCCATCTGCCAAAGAAAGGGTGACTGTATCCAAAGATGTAGCTTTGCTGTATACCTCAATTGCCCCTTTACTAAATCCCTTCATTTATACCCTAAGGAATCAGCAGGTGAAAGAAATCTTTTGGGATATGTTACAAAAAAGgttgtgtttttcaaaaaaactGTTGTAA